The following coding sequences are from one Aphis gossypii mitochondrion, complete genome window:
- the CYTB gene encoding cytochrome b: MKKNMLKTLSPMLNLPTPASISFMWNFGSLLMICLINQILTGLFLAFHYKTDINLAFQSIINMNRNINFGWLIRSFHANGASMFFIMIYIHISRGIYMNSFNFKMTWIIGVMLLLLTMMTAFVGYVLPWGQMSFWGATVITNLLSAIPYLGNSIVIWIWGGFSINNATLTRFFSIHFILPFIIIMFTFIHLFFLHLTGSNNPLGINSNFDKITFSPYFLIKDLIGLIMFMWMFLILTLIFPYLLNDHNNFIMANPMITPNHIQPEWYFLFSYSILRAIPNKLGGVIALMLSILILLILPMLNNKKFLSNKFYPMNKIMFWTFIMTFFMLTWIGMQPVEYPFISTSQIFTMIYFSYFFINFYLMKMWDNLLI; this comes from the coding sequence ATGAAAAAAAACATATTAAAAACCTTATCACCAATATTAAATTTACCAACACCTGCTAGAATTAGATTTATATGAAATTTTGGATCTTTATTAATAATTTGTTTAATTAATCAAATTTTAACAGGATTATTTTTAGCATTTCATTATAAAACAGATATTAATTTAGCTTTTCAAAGAATTATTAATATAAACCGAAATATTAATTTTGGATGATTAATTCGATCTTTTCATGCTAATGGAGCATCAATATTTTTTATTATAATTTACATTCATATTAGACGAGGAATTTATATAAATTCATTTAACTTCAAAATAACTTGAATTATTGGAGTAATATTACTACTTTTAACAATAATAACAGCTTTTGTAGGATATGTATTACCATGAGGACAAATATCATTTTGAGGAGCAACAGTAATTACAAACTTACTCTCAGCAATTCCTTATTTAGGGAATTCAATTGTAATTTGAATTTGAGGAGGATTTTCTATCAATAATGCAACTTTAACACGATTTTTTTCAATTCATTTTATTCTACCATTTATTATCATTATATTTACATTTATTCATTTATTTTTTTTACATTTAACAGGATCTAATAATCCATTAGGAATTAATAGAAACTTTGATAAAATTACCTTTTCACCATATTTTTTAATTAAAGATTTAATTGGATTAATTATATTTATATGAATATTTTTAATTTTAACTTTAATTTTTCCATATTTACTTAATGATCATAATAACTTTATTATAGCAAATCCAATAATTACTCCTAATCATATTCAACCAGAATGGTATTTCCTATTTTCATATTCAATTTTACGAGCTATCCCTAACAAATTAGGAGGAGTAATTGCATTAATGTTATCAATTTTAATTTTATTAATTTTACCTATACTAAATAATAAAAAATTTTTAAGAAATAAATTCTATCCAATAAATAAAATTATATTTTGAACATTTATTATAACTTTTTTTATATTAACTTGAATCGGAATACAACCAGTTGAATATCCATTTATTTCAACAAGCCAAATCTTTACAATAATTTACTTTTCCTATTTTTTTATTAATTTTTATTTAATAAAAATATGAGATAATTTATTAATCTAA
- the ND1 gene encoding NADH dehydrogenase subunit 1 codes for MFVFIMIVNFLFLFLMVFMSVAFFTLMERKVLGYIQLRKGPNKFFIKGIFQPMGDGLKLFFKEVNYPSNMNFFIFMISPLLGLLISIFFWFVYPYIGMNYIMGFGLIYMFCCSSLMVYIFLMISWSSNSNYSVLGMIRFISQMISYEVSMMIIIMNLMFLINSFNLNDFYIYQINMKFFFFLFLIFILLLISFLAEMNRSPFDFSEGESELVSGFNIEFSSLSFIFIFMSEYMSIMFMGMLLCEMFFGLMLNKFYLNIFILMFMFLVIWLRGFLPRFRYDKLMYLIWKLILPLSLFLFMFNFSMKLFNLYH; via the coding sequence ATTTTTGTATTTATTATAATTGTTAATTTTTTATTTTTATTTTTAATAGTTTTTATAAGAGTTGCTTTTTTTACTTTAATGGAACGTAAAGTTTTAGGTTATATTCAATTACGTAAAGGTCCTAATAAGTTTTTTATTAAAGGTATTTTTCAACCAATGGGTGATGGTTTAAAATTATTTTTTAAGGAGGTTAATTATCCTAGTAATATAAATTTTTTTATTTTTATAATTTCTCCTTTATTAGGTTTATTAATTTCTATTTTTTTTTGATTTGTTTATCCTTATATTGGTATGAATTATATTATAGGCTTTGGTTTAATTTATATATTTTGTTGTTCTAGTTTAATAGTTTATATTTTTTTAATAATTAGATGATCATCTAATTCTAATTATTCAGTTTTAGGGATAATTCGTTTTATTTCTCAAATAATTTCTTATGAAGTTAGAATAATAATTATTATTATAAATTTAATGTTTTTAATTAATAGATTTAATTTAAATGATTTTTATATTTATCAAATTAATATAAAATTTTTTTTTTTTCTTTTTTTAATTTTTATTTTATTATTAATTAGATTTTTAGCTGAAATAAATCGTTCTCCTTTTGATTTTTCTGAAGGTGAGTCAGAATTAGTTTCTGGTTTTAATATTGAGTTTAGAAGTTTATCTTTTATTTTTATTTTTATATCTGAATATATAAGAATTATATTTATGGGTATATTATTGTGTGAAATATTTTTTGGTTTAATATTAAATAAATTTTATTTAAATATTTTTATTTTAATATTTATATTTTTAGTAATTTGGTTACGTGGATTTTTACCTCGATTTCGTTATGATAAATTAATATATTTAATTTGAAAATTGATTTTACCTTTATCTTTATTTTTATTTATATTTAATTTTTCTATAAAGTTATTTAACTTGTATCATTAA
- the ND6 gene encoding NADH dehydrogenase subunit 6 — MLKFILMTNLIMAILLTMMKSPISSNLIILIQTMMLTLMINMINKTAWISFMIFILYIGGLMIIFLYISSIAFNEFNINKNYKNILFKLMLLSIFMLYFKLYFNMENFTYENKFNFEDNFNLLNMFMMPNNLMIYFIMLILFFMLILIIWMLKINKGPIRQKN; from the coding sequence ATTTTAAAATTTATTTTAATAACTAATTTAATTATAGCAATTTTATTAACTATAATAAAATCACCTATTAGATCAAATTTAATTATTTTAATTCAAACTATAATATTAACTCTTATAATTAATATAATTAATAAAACAGCATGAATTTCATTTATAATCTTTATTTTATATATTGGTGGTTTAATAATTATTTTTTTATATATTTCAAGAATTGCTTTCAATGAATTTAATATTAATAAAAATTATAAAAACATTTTATTTAAACTAATATTATTATCAATTTTTATATTATACTTTAAATTATATTTTAACATAGAAAATTTTACTTATGAAAATAAATTTAATTTTGAAGATAATTTTAATTTATTAAATATATTTATAATACCTAATAATTTAATAATTTACTTTATTATACTAATTCTTTTTTTTATATTAATTTTAATTATTTGAATATTAAAAATTAATAAAGGACCAATTCGTCAAAAAAATTAA